A stretch of the Staphylococcus sp. NRL 16/872 genome encodes the following:
- a CDS encoding HAMP domain-containing sensor histidine kinase, which yields MGLLRKYYLFMGISLLAIPIVFLIINISIFLCVLCIEIILGHNININFKTSGLTIIFYALFFITLLLLVIVASRYIYNIVAKLNLLDEKLQTIAYNKSLPEKLDLPSSKNDEIDRLGHSINILIDRLRAREIEIEESKTQEQNYINQLSHDINTPLTALNLELYQLALRYKIENKDIALSYEKISYISNLIKALPAKDDIAHFYTFNHQVNIYKVIQKTLDKWSYLLTTQNINVHLNFNSEEIYWLGDQLWYERLFDNIISNIYKHSKATKINIALASDFVEIKDNGVGFANHVSDSKGLTIIKDICKNFSLNLNIATNENGTLIRILNGKEE from the coding sequence ATGGGTTTACTAAGAAAATATTATCTGTTTATGGGGATTAGTTTGTTAGCGATACCTATTGTTTTCCTGATAATCAATATCTCCATCTTTTTATGTGTGTTATGTATAGAAATTATCTTGGGGCACAATATTAATATAAATTTCAAAACGAGTGGACTTACTATTATTTTTTATGCTCTCTTTTTTATAACTTTACTACTATTAGTTATAGTAGCTTCTCGTTATATATATAACATTGTGGCAAAACTCAATTTACTAGACGAAAAATTACAGACTATAGCCTATAATAAATCTTTACCTGAAAAATTAGATTTACCTTCTTCTAAAAATGATGAAATCGATCGATTAGGCCATTCTATTAATATTTTAATCGATAGACTGCGTGCAAGAGAAATTGAAATTGAGGAAAGTAAAACTCAAGAACAAAATTATATTAATCAATTATCTCATGATATTAATACACCTTTAACAGCGCTTAATTTAGAACTATATCAACTTGCATTACGCTATAAAATCGAGAACAAAGACATTGCTTTATCTTATGAGAAAATTAGTTACATTTCTAATTTGATTAAAGCATTACCAGCTAAAGATGACATAGCACATTTTTATACATTTAACCATCAAGTCAATATTTACAAGGTTATTCAAAAAACATTGGATAAATGGAGTTATTTATTAACAACTCAAAATATAAATGTGCACCTAAACTTTAATTCAGAGGAAATATACTGGCTAGGCGATCAATTATGGTATGAACGCTTATTTGACAATATTATATCTAATATTTATAAACATTCTAAAGCGACAAAAATCAATATTGCCCTAGCTTCAGACTTTGTAGAAATTAAAGATAATGGTGTGGGCTTTGCTAATCATGTTTCCGACTCAAAAGGATTAACAATTATAAAAGATATATGCAAAAATTTTTCATTAAATTTAAACATAGCAACCAATGAAAATGGCACATTAATTAGAATTTTGAATGGGAAGGAAGAATAA
- a CDS encoding response regulator transcription factor yields MKGYHILIVEDDDTIAKNLQLIFKQNGANVTVDKKGEHVFEVLNNIHLIVMDIMLPTTDGLSITDEIRQFSDVPIIYLSARVDIDSKIAGLGNGDDYLTKPFDPRELISRINNLLEKHYPNNETKLHNYLINIKSKEISDSNGNKLPLTKTETRLFFYLFENINFILTKQQLLNFVWPIESASENTLNAYIKKLRTKLEDDGTIIETIYGIGYRLNGG; encoded by the coding sequence ATGAAAGGTTATCATATTTTAATCGTAGAAGATGACGATACTATTGCAAAAAACTTACAGCTCATTTTTAAACAAAATGGCGCAAATGTTACCGTTGATAAAAAAGGTGAACATGTATTTGAGGTTTTAAATAATATCCATCTCATAGTTATGGATATAATGCTCCCAACGACTGATGGGCTTTCAATTACTGATGAAATCCGTCAATTTTCTGACGTACCAATTATTTATTTATCCGCTAGAGTAGACATCGATTCTAAAATAGCAGGTCTAGGTAATGGCGATGATTACTTAACAAAACCTTTTGATCCAAGAGAACTTATTTCTAGAATTAATAATTTGTTAGAAAAACATTATCCAAATAATGAGACAAAGCTACATAATTATTTAATTAATATAAAAAGTAAAGAAATATCAGATTCTAACGGTAATAAACTACCTTTAACAAAAACTGAAACACGTCTGTTCTTTTATTTATTTGAAAATATTAATTTTATTTTAACCAAACAACAATTATTAAATTTTGTATGGCCTATTGAATCTGCTTCTGAAAATACACTTAACGCGTATATTAAAAAATTACGTACTAAATTAGAAGATGATGGTACTATTATAGAAACGATTTACGGCATTGGCTATCGATTAAATGGAGGTTAA
- a CDS encoding peptide-methionine (S)-S-oxide reductase has translation METVYLAGGCLWGVQAFIKTLPGVVTTEAGRANGTTTELDSDYDGYAECVKTTFDPTQISITDLMHYLFEIIDPYSVNKQGVDEGPKYRTGVYSEHPQHLEEARVFINQRPDKERIAVEVLPLNNYVKSADEHQDRLDKHPEDITYCHIHPELLNKYI, from the coding sequence ATGGAAACAGTATATCTTGCTGGGGGATGTTTATGGGGCGTACAGGCGTTCATTAAAACATTGCCTGGCGTTGTGACAACGGAAGCGGGACGTGCAAATGGAACGACAACCGAACTTGATAGTGATTATGATGGCTATGCAGAATGTGTAAAAACGACATTCGACCCTACCCAAATTTCAATTACAGATTTAATGCATTATCTTTTTGAAATTATTGACCCTTATAGCGTCAATAAACAAGGTGTAGATGAAGGCCCGAAATATCGCACGGGCGTTTATAGCGAACACCCTCAGCACTTAGAAGAAGCACGAGTGTTCATTAATCAACGACCAGATAAAGAGCGAATCGCCGTCGAAGTCTTACCACTTAATAACTACGTTAAGAGTGCGGATGAGCATCAAGATCGCTTAGACAAACATCCTGAAGACATTACTTATTGCCACATCCACCCTGAGTTACTGAATAAATATATATAG
- a CDS encoding SDR family oxidoreductase yields MNILLTGATGHLGSHITEHAIKEQIPNFHIGIRNPDKVPNHWHDHIKIHELDYFNEESMVKAFENIDTVVFIPSIIHPSFKRLPEVENLVSAAQKAKVQHIMFIGYYADQHNNPFHMSPYFGYAERLLATSELNYTYVRMAMYMDPLKPYLPELAEMHKLIYPAGEGRINYISRNDIARGIIALLQQPEKFGQRYLLSGYSYSMTELAHILSDAADTEIKYDPVSLGKFSEMYDEPKGFGALLASMYEAAARGLLDQESDDFEQLVHDKPQTIPEFLKSGE; encoded by the coding sequence ATGAATATTTTATTAACAGGCGCAACAGGTCATCTCGGTTCACACATCACTGAACACGCCATTAAAGAACAAATCCCAAATTTCCATATCGGAATCCGTAATCCTGACAAAGTCCCAAACCATTGGCATGACCATATCAAAATTCACGAATTAGATTATTTCAATGAAGAAAGTATGGTAAAAGCCTTCGAAAACATCGATACGGTGGTATTCATACCAAGCATCATCCACCCGTCATTCAAACGACTTCCCGAAGTCGAGAACTTAGTCAGCGCTGCACAAAAAGCTAAAGTCCAACACATCATGTTCATAGGCTACTATGCCGACCAACATAACAACCCGTTCCATATGAGCCCATATTTTGGCTATGCAGAGCGATTGCTTGCGACAAGCGAACTCAACTATACGTATGTGCGAATGGCCATGTACATGGACCCACTCAAACCTTACCTGCCAGAATTAGCAGAAATGCATAAATTGATTTACCCCGCAGGAGAAGGCCGCATCAACTATATTTCAAGAAACGACATCGCACGAGGCATCATCGCCCTCCTGCAACAACCTGAGAAATTCGGCCAACGCTACCTATTATCAGGCTACAGCTACTCAATGACCGAACTCGCACACATCCTTTCCGACGCAGCCGACACAGAAATTAAATACGATCCAGTTTCTTTGGGGAAATTCTCAGAAATGTACGACGAGCCGAAAGGGTTTGGCGCATTGCTAGCATCCATGTACGAGGCTGCAGCAAGAGGCCTACTCGATCAAGAATCAGATGACTTCGAACAACTCGTCCATGATAAACCACAAACCATCCCGGAATTCTTAAAAAGCGGGGAATAA